From a single Alkalihalophilus pseudofirmus genomic region:
- a CDS encoding YjiH family protein, giving the protein MEQVNTASEKEVEPTPRLHSTSALIKFFLFSAIGIFVFFIPITIGERSTIPLDHIVQWLTATFPTVIPYYAGIVILLGAIYPFLTNSWKKDLTNMIFSGFKVLGLLVTVMILFGIGPAWLMTPSMGPFLFEKLVISVGLLVPIGAVFLALLVGYGLLEFIGVLMQPIMRPIWKTPGRSAIDAVASFVGSYSIGLLITNRVFKAGSYTVKEATIIATGFSTVSVTFMIVVANTLGIMDIWNLYFWTTLFVTFVVTAITVRIWPLSKISDDYITEEGKPEEVIKGDRLKHAWNGAMKAASESGSLMKNITGNLKDGLLMTMSILPSIMSIGLLGLVLAEYTPLFDMLGYIFYPFTSLVQIPDALLASKAAAIHVAEMFLPALLVVEAELVTKFVVAVLSVSSILFFSALIPCILSTDIPISIPKLLVIWVQRTILSILIAAPIAYLFL; this is encoded by the coding sequence ATGGAACAAGTAAACACTGCTTCAGAAAAAGAGGTGGAGCCAACACCAAGGCTGCACTCAACTTCAGCATTGATTAAGTTTTTTCTGTTTAGTGCCATTGGTATATTTGTCTTCTTTATCCCTATTACGATCGGCGAACGATCTACTATTCCGCTTGACCACATTGTACAATGGCTGACAGCCACATTCCCGACAGTCATTCCGTATTATGCGGGTATCGTAATTTTACTTGGGGCGATTTATCCATTTCTCACGAACAGTTGGAAAAAAGATCTAACCAATATGATTTTCTCAGGCTTTAAAGTGTTAGGACTTTTAGTGACAGTTATGATTTTATTTGGAATTGGCCCGGCATGGCTTATGACTCCAAGCATGGGACCCTTCTTATTTGAAAAGCTCGTCATTTCAGTTGGGCTGCTCGTACCAATTGGCGCCGTCTTCTTAGCTTTATTAGTAGGTTACGGATTGCTTGAATTTATCGGCGTCTTAATGCAGCCGATCATGCGTCCTATCTGGAAAACACCAGGTCGTTCTGCCATTGATGCTGTGGCTTCTTTTGTCGGCAGCTATTCTATCGGACTCTTAATTACTAACCGTGTATTTAAAGCAGGAAGCTACACGGTTAAAGAGGCAACGATCATTGCAACAGGCTTTTCAACTGTATCTGTGACCTTCATGATCGTTGTAGCGAACACCCTTGGCATTATGGATATCTGGAACTTATACTTCTGGACGACGTTATTTGTTACATTTGTAGTGACAGCAATTACCGTACGAATCTGGCCCTTAAGTAAAATCAGCGATGACTATATTACAGAAGAAGGCAAGCCGGAGGAAGTGATTAAAGGAGACCGTTTGAAACACGCTTGGAACGGGGCGATGAAGGCAGCTTCTGAGTCTGGGTCACTCATGAAAAATATAACAGGCAACTTGAAAGATGGGCTTTTAATGACGATGAGCATCTTGCCATCGATTATGTCGATTGGGTTATTAGGGCTCGTATTGGCAGAATATACACCTTTATTCGATATGTTAGGCTATATTTTCTATCCGTTTACAAGTCTGGTGCAAATTCCTGATGCCCTCCTAGCTTCAAAAGCAGCTGCCATCCATGTGGCAGAAATGTTTCTTCCTGCATTGCTTGTCGTTGAAGCAGAGCTTGTCACAAAGTTTGTAGTTGCTGTATTATCTGTTTCATCGATTCTCTTTTTCTCAGCTTTAATTCCTTGTATTCTTTCAACTGACATTCCAATCAGCATTCCTAAGCTGTTGGTCATTTGGGTACAGCGGACGATTCTATCGATTTTAATTGCAGCACCGATTGCTTATTTATTTTTATAA
- a CDS encoding GNAT family N-acetyltransferase: MEVRLLNASENPPMDLLLLADPSEKLIADYIERGECFIAEESGGIIGVLVLLPTRPDTVELVNVAVCKDMQGRGIGRRLVEFAVDSAKKQGFKTIEVGTGNSSIGQIALYQKCGFRMIGVDVDFFIRHYEEEIYEGGIQCRDMVRLSQDLL; encoded by the coding sequence ATGGAAGTTAGATTGTTAAATGCGAGTGAGAACCCACCTATGGACCTGCTGTTGCTCGCAGACCCCTCTGAAAAATTAATAGCAGACTACATTGAGCGAGGGGAATGTTTTATTGCTGAGGAGTCCGGTGGAATAATTGGTGTGTTAGTATTATTGCCTACAAGGCCTGACACAGTTGAACTAGTGAATGTAGCTGTATGTAAAGACATGCAGGGCCGGGGAATTGGCAGGAGATTAGTAGAGTTTGCTGTAGATTCAGCTAAAAAACAGGGATTTAAAACAATTGAAGTAGGAACCGGTAATTCAAGTATTGGCCAGATCGCACTTTATCAAAAATGCGGATTTCGAATGATAGGAGTAGATGTGGACTTTTTCATCAGACATTACGAGGAAGAGATTTATGAAGGTGGGATTCAGTGCAGGGATATGGTCCGGTTATCGCAGGATTTGTTGTAA
- a CDS encoding bifunctional metallophosphatase/5'-nucleotidase, with product MKNRKSILISLLAVLLAFSGFLPSMADAKSLNEPVSKGDFVQELVTNLGIDLQDGEVPFTDVNDELKPYFEAAIRTNIVSEDEVSESPFGVNEKVTREQAYVFLIRALNLRDSYSQELLESYRDFKAIDSSYYAELAAAEALGLIDATNVLQPKKPLNQKEMKSIFDSLENELDFVSVIHTNDMHGRIMHNSENGELGLAKISELTNQARNENPTLLVDLGDTFHGTNYVNFNKGLAAVEAMNAMSYDAMVPGNHDFNYGQDYLLELKDKLDFPLVSANILKDGNPYLDGYTMIEKGGKRIALVGLTATDTAEKTNPSGIEGITFEDEVTAAKEAVAELEGQVDSILAISHSGLETDRSVANEVEGIDVIFGGHSHDTLETPVKYEHGYVTQAFEYGKALGHTNLIFHNDQLVGVNGFLYRDHADKTEDPEISSILQSYKEEVDREMNEVIATTKERLDGERVNVRTKETNLGNLLTDAMRNELETDIAVTNGGGIRASIPAGEVTRNHVFTTLPFDNTLVRTTLTGEEILAALEHSVRVYPEENGGFLHVSGLTFTFDPAQPAGSRVDEVFVNGEELNVSQSYSVATNNFTAAGGDGFDMFSVENIEFDSGELLSTILINALQSGQDIPEVGDRIQVK from the coding sequence ATGAAGAATCGTAAGAGTATACTTATTTCCCTGTTAGCTGTATTGCTCGCATTCTCCGGCTTTTTGCCGAGTATGGCTGATGCAAAATCTTTGAATGAGCCAGTGTCAAAAGGAGATTTTGTACAGGAATTAGTAACGAATCTCGGGATTGATTTACAAGATGGAGAGGTTCCTTTTACAGATGTTAATGATGAATTAAAACCTTATTTCGAAGCGGCTATCCGCACGAACATTGTATCTGAGGATGAGGTAAGTGAATCGCCATTTGGTGTTAATGAAAAAGTAACTCGTGAACAGGCGTATGTATTCTTAATTCGCGCACTTAATTTACGAGATTCGTATTCTCAAGAATTACTTGAGTCTTATAGAGACTTCAAGGCAATCGACTCTTCTTATTACGCGGAGCTTGCAGCTGCAGAAGCATTAGGTCTTATTGATGCAACGAATGTATTGCAGCCGAAAAAGCCTTTAAATCAAAAGGAAATGAAAAGCATCTTTGACAGCTTAGAAAATGAGCTTGATTTTGTGAGTGTGATTCATACGAATGATATGCATGGCAGAATCATGCATAACTCGGAAAATGGTGAATTAGGATTAGCAAAAATCAGCGAGCTGACAAACCAGGCCCGCAACGAGAATCCGACTCTTCTAGTTGATTTAGGAGATACGTTCCACGGCACAAATTACGTTAACTTTAACAAAGGCTTAGCGGCTGTTGAAGCGATGAATGCCATGAGTTATGATGCAATGGTTCCGGGAAATCACGACTTTAACTACGGACAAGACTATCTTCTCGAATTGAAAGATAAACTAGACTTCCCTCTAGTAAGTGCCAATATTCTAAAGGATGGTAACCCTTATCTAGATGGTTATACAATGATTGAGAAAGGCGGAAAGAGAATCGCTCTTGTTGGTTTAACAGCCACAGACACAGCGGAGAAAACGAATCCTTCAGGTATTGAAGGCATTACGTTTGAAGATGAAGTTACGGCAGCAAAAGAAGCTGTGGCCGAGCTTGAAGGTCAGGTAGACTCCATCCTTGCTATTTCTCATTCAGGTTTAGAAACGGATCGTTCGGTCGCAAATGAAGTTGAGGGTATCGATGTGATATTTGGCGGACACAGCCACGATACATTAGAAACGCCAGTTAAATACGAGCATGGCTATGTGACTCAAGCATTTGAATACGGAAAAGCTCTAGGTCATACAAATCTTATTTTCCATAATGATCAATTAGTTGGTGTGAATGGCTTCTTATATAGAGATCATGCGGACAAAACAGAAGATCCAGAGATCTCTTCTATTCTTCAGTCTTATAAAGAAGAAGTAGATCGTGAAATGAATGAAGTAATCGCTACAACGAAAGAGCGTCTTGATGGTGAAAGAGTCAATGTTCGCACGAAGGAGACAAACCTTGGCAACCTTCTTACCGATGCAATGCGCAATGAACTTGAAACAGATATCGCCGTAACAAATGGCGGCGGAATCCGTGCGTCCATTCCAGCAGGTGAAGTGACTAGAAATCATGTGTTCACTACCCTTCCTTTCGATAACACCTTGGTAAGAACGACGCTAACAGGTGAAGAAATTTTAGCTGCCCTTGAACATTCCGTACGAGTCTATCCAGAGGAAAATGGTGGATTCCTGCATGTGTCAGGATTAACGTTTACGTTTGATCCAGCCCAGCCTGCAGGAAGTCGTGTTGATGAAGTGTTTGTAAATGGGGAAGAACTTAATGTAAGTCAATCCTATTCGGTTGCGACCAATAACTTTACAGCAGCAGGCGGAGACGGATTTGATATGTTCAGCGTAGAGAACATTGAATTTGACAGCGGAGAATTACTAAGTACGATCTTGATTAACGCGCTTCAGTCAGGTCAGGACATTCCAGAAGTTGGAGACCGAATTCAAGTAAAGTAA
- the hutU gene encoding urocanate hydratase: protein MNTVTNGKVKRYTGTKLNTKGWQQEAVLRMLMNNLDADVAERPEDLVVYGGIGKAARNWESFDAIVDSLKKLEADETLLVQSGKPVVVFKTHTDAPRVLLANSNIVPAYANWETFHELDKKGLMMYGQMTAGSWIYIGSQGIVQGTYETFAELAKQTFNNTLQGTITVTAGLGGMGGAQPLAVTMNGGVCIAIEVDETRIDRRIETRYTDVKATTLDEAIKLAEEAKREGKALSIGLLGNAADLLPEMINRGFIPDVLTDQTSAHDPLNGYIPSQMSLEEAAELGATDEKEYVKRSKASMAQHVRAMLEMMNRGAVTFDYGNNIRQVAKDEGVENAFDFPGFVPAYIRPQFCEGKGPFRWVALSGDPEDIYKTDQAILREFGDNEHLCNWIRMAQDKIQFQGLPSRICWLGYGERARFGKILNDMVASGELKAPVVIGRDHLDSGSVASPNRETEGMKDGSDVVSDWPILNAMVNAVGGATWVSVHHGGGVGMGYSLHAGVVIVADGTKEAEARIERVLTTDPGMGVVRHADAGYDLAKKTAREKGINMPMLKDEN from the coding sequence ATGAATACGGTTACAAACGGTAAAGTTAAACGTTATACAGGAACCAAGCTCAACACAAAAGGCTGGCAGCAAGAAGCGGTATTGCGTATGTTGATGAATAACTTAGATGCGGATGTAGCGGAACGTCCAGAAGATCTTGTTGTTTATGGAGGGATCGGAAAGGCTGCTCGTAATTGGGAAAGCTTTGATGCGATCGTTGACAGTTTGAAGAAGTTAGAGGCTGACGAGACCTTGCTTGTCCAGTCGGGTAAACCCGTTGTCGTTTTTAAAACACATACGGATGCTCCGCGTGTATTACTTGCTAATTCAAACATCGTACCAGCGTATGCAAACTGGGAGACCTTCCACGAGTTAGATAAGAAAGGCTTAATGATGTACGGGCAAATGACAGCGGGGAGCTGGATCTACATCGGCTCGCAAGGAATTGTACAAGGCACTTATGAAACGTTTGCCGAGCTTGCTAAGCAGACATTTAATAACACTCTTCAAGGCACGATTACGGTAACGGCCGGTCTTGGCGGCATGGGCGGGGCTCAACCGTTAGCTGTAACAATGAACGGTGGCGTTTGTATTGCCATTGAAGTTGACGAGACACGAATTGACCGCCGCATAGAGACTCGTTACACGGATGTGAAAGCGACTACTTTAGATGAAGCAATCAAACTAGCGGAGGAAGCTAAGCGTGAAGGCAAGGCATTATCCATTGGGCTGCTAGGCAATGCTGCTGATCTATTGCCTGAGATGATTAACAGAGGGTTTATTCCAGACGTATTAACCGACCAAACCTCTGCTCATGATCCATTAAACGGCTATATTCCATCTCAAATGTCATTAGAAGAAGCGGCAGAACTAGGGGCAACGGATGAGAAAGAATACGTGAAGCGTTCAAAAGCGTCAATGGCACAGCATGTTCGAGCGATGCTTGAGATGATGAACCGCGGGGCTGTGACGTTTGATTATGGTAATAACATCCGTCAGGTAGCTAAAGATGAAGGGGTAGAAAATGCATTTGATTTTCCTGGTTTTGTACCGGCGTATATCCGCCCACAGTTCTGTGAAGGGAAAGGGCCGTTCCGCTGGGTAGCGTTATCCGGAGACCCTGAAGATATTTACAAAACAGATCAAGCGATTCTTCGTGAGTTCGGTGATAATGAACATCTTTGTAACTGGATCCGCATGGCGCAGGACAAAATTCAATTTCAAGGGCTGCCGTCTCGTATTTGCTGGTTAGGTTACGGAGAGCGTGCACGATTCGGAAAGATTTTAAACGACATGGTCGCAAGCGGCGAGTTAAAAGCACCAGTCGTTATTGGGCGTGACCACCTTGATTCAGGTTCGGTTGCCTCACCTAACCGTGAAACAGAGGGAATGAAGGATGGGTCAGATGTAGTCTCTGACTGGCCGATTTTAAATGCGATGGTTAATGCTGTCGGCGGTGCAACATGGGTTTCTGTTCATCACGGAGGCGGAGTAGGAATGGGGTATTCTCTGCATGCGGGCGTCGTTATCGTAGCAGATGGTACGAAGGAAGCTGAAGCTCGCATTGAACGCGTTCTGACAACTGACCCTGGGATGGGTGTCGTCAGGCATGCAGATGCAGGATATGACCTTGCTAAGAAAACAGCACGTGAGAAGGGTATCAATATGCCAATGCTAAAAGACGAGAACTAA
- a CDS encoding agmatinase family protein: protein MSSYPYPLLNPPPFNWTRGENVTEPKVHQWIEPIDAHHQEEWAAYDAVILGVPLSRSSISASSASENPEAFRRAWKSFTTYNLDEDLDLSLLRVADLGDVREHVTDISICHKNIREAMKAIQSNHPDALPIMVGGDHSITAQLIKGYKDIHPKERVGILQLDTHFDLRDLTDNGPSNGTPIRNLLENQVVRGEDVYNIGLHGFFNARSLKTYADEAGVNYITMKEARKKGIEHVVSEALRELEAKVDKIYFTVDMDVLDISAGPGAPAATPGGMYVHELLEAVQAAGSSEKVCAMDIVCLDPTKDVAQATVKTGVHVMLSFLTGFMQRKEQ from the coding sequence ATGAGCAGCTATCCATACCCGCTCTTAAATCCGCCGCCATTCAATTGGACCAGGGGAGAAAATGTTACAGAACCTAAAGTGCATCAATGGATAGAGCCCATTGATGCACATCATCAAGAAGAATGGGCAGCCTATGATGCTGTCATTCTGGGAGTTCCGCTATCCCGCTCCTCTATCTCTGCATCAAGTGCAAGCGAGAATCCTGAGGCTTTTCGAAGAGCTTGGAAGTCATTTACTACGTATAACTTAGATGAGGATCTCGATTTATCATTACTTCGAGTTGCTGATTTGGGTGATGTGAGGGAACATGTGACAGACATTTCAATCTGCCACAAAAACATTCGTGAAGCGATGAAAGCCATACAGTCAAATCATCCAGATGCCCTGCCAATCATGGTTGGAGGAGATCATTCGATTACGGCACAGCTCATCAAAGGCTATAAAGATATCCATCCGAAAGAGCGAGTGGGCATTCTGCAGCTCGATACTCATTTTGACCTGCGAGACCTTACAGATAACGGTCCTTCAAACGGTACGCCGATCCGAAACCTGCTTGAGAATCAGGTGGTTCGCGGGGAGGATGTATACAATATTGGTTTGCACGGCTTCTTTAACGCACGTTCGCTCAAGACGTATGCTGATGAAGCTGGTGTGAATTATATTACGATGAAAGAAGCCCGTAAGAAAGGGATCGAACATGTAGTCAGTGAAGCCCTCCGCGAGCTCGAAGCGAAGGTCGATAAAATCTATTTCACGGTTGATATGGATGTATTAGATATCAGCGCAGGACCAGGTGCTCCGGCTGCTACTCCTGGCGGGATGTACGTTCATGAATTATTAGAAGCCGTTCAAGCCGCCGGTTCTTCAGAGAAAGTGTGTGCGATGGATATTGTCTGCCTTGATCCAACAAAAGATGTAGCGCAAGCGACCGTCAAAACAGGGGTTCATGTGATGCTTTCCTTTTTAACTGGTTTTATGCAACGAAAAGAGCAGTAG
- the hutI gene encoding imidazolonepropionase: protein MSKAIFIRHANEVITLKGGSDAPLTKERMEELHIIKGGSVWIEDGNIQAVGTDEEILADYQNRLDEAEVIDARGKVVAPGFVDPHTHLVFAGSRENEFNMRLEGSSYMEIMNAGGGIHATTRATREAGHEQLFTESKRRLDKFLMHGVTTVEAKSGYGLSLEHEMKQLEVAKKLNNSHCIDIVSTFMGAHAVPGDYKENPDQFVDIVINEMIPKVAEAGLAEFNDVFCEHGVFTPEQSKRILEAGLKYGLKPKIHADEIEPYGGAETAAEVGAVSADHLLKASDEGMKMMADKGVIGVLLPGTAFFLMAESANGRKMIDTGVPVALSTDCNPGSSPTVSLPLIMNLGCLKMGMTPAEVITATTINAAHAINRGHEVGSIEVGKKADVVILDVPNYMQLQYHYGVNHTETVIKGGKVVVNGGRLI, encoded by the coding sequence ATGAGTAAAGCTATATTTATAAGACATGCAAATGAAGTGATTACGTTAAAAGGAGGCTCAGATGCGCCTCTTACAAAAGAAAGAATGGAAGAGCTTCATATTATTAAAGGCGGAAGTGTGTGGATTGAGGACGGTAACATTCAAGCGGTAGGAACAGACGAAGAGATCCTAGCAGACTATCAAAATCGTTTGGATGAAGCTGAAGTAATCGATGCTCGCGGAAAAGTGGTCGCACCTGGTTTTGTAGACCCGCACACTCACCTTGTTTTTGCTGGCAGCCGTGAAAATGAATTTAACATGCGCCTAGAAGGGTCCTCTTATATGGAGATTATGAATGCAGGAGGCGGCATTCATGCTACAACGCGCGCCACAAGAGAAGCAGGTCATGAGCAGCTTTTCACTGAAAGCAAACGACGCTTGGATAAATTTTTAATGCATGGTGTGACTACAGTCGAAGCAAAGAGCGGTTACGGGTTATCACTTGAACATGAAATGAAGCAGCTTGAAGTAGCCAAAAAACTAAATAACTCTCATTGTATCGATATCGTTTCCACCTTTATGGGAGCTCATGCGGTGCCTGGTGATTATAAAGAAAATCCAGATCAATTTGTCGATATTGTGATTAATGAAATGATCCCAAAAGTCGCTGAAGCAGGGCTAGCTGAATTTAATGATGTGTTTTGTGAACATGGGGTGTTTACGCCTGAGCAATCAAAACGCATTTTAGAAGCTGGTCTCAAGTATGGACTGAAGCCTAAGATTCATGCGGATGAAATTGAACCTTACGGCGGTGCGGAAACAGCAGCAGAAGTTGGGGCAGTGTCTGCTGATCACCTTTTAAAAGCATCTGATGAAGGGATGAAAATGATGGCTGATAAAGGAGTCATCGGTGTTCTCCTGCCTGGTACAGCCTTCTTTTTAATGGCCGAATCAGCAAATGGACGCAAAATGATTGATACCGGCGTTCCCGTCGCACTCTCTACAGATTGTAACCCAGGATCATCGCCGACGGTTTCCTTGCCGCTCATTATGAATCTCGGATGCTTGAAAATGGGGATGACACCGGCAGAAGTCATTACAGCAACAACGATTAATGCGGCACATGCCATTAACCGTGGTCATGAAGTGGGAAGTATTGAAGTCGGGAAGAAAGCAGATGTAGTCATTCTTGATGTTCCAAATTACATGCAGCTTCAATACCATTACGGCGTCAACCATACCGAAACTGTTATTAAAGGCGGCAAGGTCGTGGTAAATGGGGGAAGGCTGATATGA
- a CDS encoding endospore germination permease, giving the protein MTFSRVQLLFVLILFIGISNHVLIVPHLLGTAKRDAWVCVLISYVILLAWGGLITYILSKNKQRLPLGLWLSERTGKVVAYFIISMFFLYIVLIGFISFFDLIASVKIYFMPMTPTWIVVIPFLLLSVWSAFKGLKMIVYSSIILLPLVWLLGHFVAFATIESKNYSFLFPIFADDTSIFHGIIIILGGSVDLLVLFLLHHYFNKPITYGYVILLITILAGLIIGPTMGALSAFGPNVAADLRFPAFEQWRLVTIGDHVSHVDALAVFQLLCGTIIRIALSLYLLPDLIRVKAPIPRFSLIVIPALGFGSALVLHLSDIWMQTALKMYFYPSIFLFGIGMTLILFIISFLPKKKGFTTL; this is encoded by the coding sequence ATGACCTTTTCTCGGGTGCAGCTTCTTTTTGTACTTATCTTATTTATCGGAATTTCAAACCATGTGTTAATTGTTCCTCACTTGCTTGGAACGGCTAAACGAGATGCTTGGGTTTGTGTGCTCATTTCGTATGTGATATTGCTTGCATGGGGTGGGCTTATTACTTATATTCTCTCTAAAAATAAACAACGGCTGCCCCTTGGACTTTGGTTAAGCGAACGTACAGGTAAAGTTGTTGCTTATTTCATAATATCTATGTTTTTCCTTTACATCGTCCTGATAGGATTTATTTCTTTTTTTGATTTAATTGCTTCTGTGAAAATTTACTTTATGCCTATGACGCCAACATGGATTGTTGTCATTCCTTTTCTTTTATTAAGTGTGTGGTCAGCATTTAAGGGCTTAAAAATGATTGTCTACTCATCAATTATATTGCTGCCACTCGTTTGGCTGTTAGGGCATTTTGTAGCATTTGCTACAATAGAGAGCAAAAATTATTCCTTTTTATTTCCAATCTTTGCTGATGATACATCCATTTTTCATGGGATCATTATTATCCTAGGAGGAAGCGTCGATTTACTCGTTCTCTTTTTGCTGCATCATTATTTCAATAAACCAATTACGTATGGATATGTAATTCTACTGATCACGATCTTAGCAGGTTTAATTATTGGACCGACTATGGGGGCATTGTCTGCCTTTGGTCCTAATGTGGCAGCAGATTTACGTTTTCCCGCCTTCGAGCAATGGCGCCTAGTTACAATTGGCGACCATGTGTCTCATGTTGATGCATTAGCTGTTTTTCAGCTATTATGCGGGACAATTATTAGAATCGCTCTAAGTTTATATTTGCTCCCAGATCTAATTAGAGTAAAAGCGCCTATACCGAGATTCAGCTTAATTGTTATCCCTGCTCTTGGTTTCGGAAGTGCTCTAGTGCTTCATCTTAGTGATATATGGATGCAAACCGCGTTGAAAATGTATTTTTACCCATCAATTTTTTTGTTTGGAATTGGGATGACGC
- a CDS encoding cation diffusion facilitator family transporter — MSSNFKQAETATWIGIVVNALLAIIKGVAGWLTGSRALIADAAHSASDIAGSFAALFGLRTAQKPPDEDHPYGHGKAENIATIIVAILLIIVGVEIAFSSAKGFLGEAPSSPGWIALIVILFSIGVKEAMFQYKYRLAKKIGSSVLLAEAWHHRSDALSSIAAFIGVLGSIIGTYSNNPALLYLDPLAGIFVSLLVIKVGFSLGKESSLIMMEQVLEEEKTKPFIDTILRVKGVKRVDELLARNHGHYVVIDLKVSVEPHISVEDGHSISKKVKSNLLSTHQNVKKVMIHINPYRKDD, encoded by the coding sequence ATGAGTAGCAATTTTAAACAAGCAGAAACAGCTACTTGGATTGGTATTGTTGTTAATGCGTTATTAGCTATTATAAAAGGGGTTGCTGGTTGGCTTACAGGGAGCCGTGCACTGATTGCAGATGCTGCTCATTCTGCATCTGATATTGCTGGGTCATTTGCAGCTTTGTTTGGACTTCGTACAGCACAGAAGCCTCCAGATGAAGATCATCCATATGGGCATGGGAAAGCTGAGAACATCGCAACCATTATTGTCGCCATTTTATTAATCATCGTAGGGGTAGAAATCGCTTTTTCTTCAGCAAAAGGGTTTTTAGGGGAAGCGCCAAGTTCACCAGGTTGGATTGCACTAATTGTTATATTATTTTCGATCGGTGTTAAAGAAGCGATGTTTCAATATAAATATAGACTTGCTAAAAAGATCGGAAGCTCTGTTCTATTAGCAGAGGCATGGCATCACCGCTCAGACGCCTTATCATCCATAGCAGCATTTATCGGTGTACTTGGATCGATCATTGGTACATACAGTAATAACCCGGCACTCCTATATTTAGACCCTTTAGCTGGCATTTTTGTCTCTTTACTCGTAATTAAAGTAGGGTTTTCGTTAGGAAAAGAATCGAGCTTGATTATGATGGAACAAGTATTAGAGGAAGAGAAAACAAAACCATTCATTGACACGATCTTAAGAGTCAAGGGTGTAAAACGCGTTGATGAACTGCTAGCAAGAAACCATGGTCATTATGTTGTCATCGATTTAAAAGTGAGTGTTGAACCTCATATAAGTGTAGAAGACGGCCATTCGATTTCAAAAAAAGTGAAATCAAACCTTTTAAGCACCCATCAAAATGTGAAGAAAGTGATGATTCATATTAATCCTTATAGAAAAGATGATTAA